A stretch of Cicer arietinum cultivar CDC Frontier isolate Library 1 chromosome 5, Cicar.CDCFrontier_v2.0, whole genome shotgun sequence DNA encodes these proteins:
- the LOC101510693 gene encoding flavonoid 3'-monooxygenase-like: MSIWLIAFASFTLSIIIYRFFTTKISLKLPLPPGPKPWPIIGNIPHLGPVPHHSLAALAKTYGPLMHLKLGFVDVIVAASASVAEQFLKVHDANFSSRPPNAGAKYMAYNYQDLVFASYGPRWRLLRKLSSIHLFSNKSLDEFKHMRQEEVSRLTRYLADSDPKSVNLGPLLNVCTTNALSRVMIGKRVFNDGNGGCDPKADEFKSMVVELMVLAGVFNIGDFISSLEWLDIQGVQAKMKKLHKRFDAFLTNIIEEHESSNSKSEKHKDLLSTLVSLKKETDDDGNKLNNTEIKALLLNMFAAGTDTSSSTTEWAIAELLRNRRILAKVQQELDLVVGRDRYIKEEDLPNLTYLQTLIKETFRLHPPTPXXXXXXXXXXXXXXXXXLPRIASESCDIFGYHIPKGSTLLVNVWAIARDPKEWNDPLDFKPERFLQGGEKCDVDVKGNDFEVIPFGAGRRICVGMSLGIRMVQLLTATLTHSFNWELENGLNEKTMNMEEAYGLTLQRAVPLSVHPKRRLSQHVYSS; the protein is encoded by the exons ATGTCTATATGGCTCATTGCATTCGCTAGTTTCACATTATCTATCATCATATACCgtttttttacaacaaaaatatctttaaaactACCACTCCCACCTGGACCAAAACCATGGCCCATAATAGGAAACATACCACACCTAGGTCCTGTCCCACACCATTCTCTTGCAGCCTTGGCTAAAACTTATGGCCCTTTGATGCACCTGAAATTGGGATTTGTGGATGTCATCGTGGCAGCTTCGGCCTCCGTGGCCGAACAATTCTTGAAGGTCCATGATGCTAATTTTAGTAGTCGGCCACCTAATGCCGGAGCTAAATACATGGCCTATAATTATCAAGATCTTGTGTTCGCTTCTTATGGTCCAAGGTGGCGATTGCTCCGAAAACTCTCCTCTATTCACCTCTTTTCCAACAAATCTTTAGATGAATTCAAACACATGCGTCAG GAAGAGGTATCAAGATTGACACGATATTTGGCAGATTCAGACCCAAAATCCGTGAACTTGGGACCATTATTGAATGTATGTACCACAAATGCACTCTCAAGAGTTATGATAGGAAAAAGAGTATTCAATGATGGCAATGGTGGTTGTGACCCTAAAGCTGATGAATTTAAGTCTATGGTTGTAGAATTGATGGTTTTAGCTGGAGTTTTCAATATTGGtgattttatttcttcattggAATGGCTAGACATTCAAGGAGTTCAagctaaaatgaaaaaattacacAAGAGGTTTGATGCATTTTTAACAAACATTATTGAGGAACATGAGAGTTCTAATTCTAAGAGTGAGAAACATAAGGATTTGTTAAGTACATTGGTATCACTTAAAAAGGAAACAGATGATGATGGAAATAAACTCAATAATACGGAGATCAAAGCACTACTTCTG AATATGTTTGCGGCTGGGACAGACACATCGTCAAGCACCACTGAATGGGCCATTGCAGAATTGCTCCGAAATCGAAGAATTCTAGCCAAAGTCCAACAAGAATTGGACCTGGTTGTTGGACGAGACAGGTATATAAAAGAAGAAGATTTACCTAATTTAACATATTTACAAACATTGATAAAAGAAACCTTTCGTTTACACCCACCAACACCTCNNNNNNNNNNNNNNNNNNNNNNNNNNNNNNNNNNNNNNNNNNNNNNNNNCCTCCCACGAATTGCATCAGAAAGTTGTGATATTTTTGGTTACCATATTCCAAAGGGTTCAACTCTTTTGGTTAATGTATGGGCCATAGCTCGTGATCCCAAAGAATGGAATGACCCATTAGACTTTAAACCTGAAAGGTTCTTACAAGGGGGTGAGAAGTGTGACGTTGATGTTAAGGGAAATGATTTTGAGGTCATACCCTTTGGCGCTGGACGCAGAATATGTGTTGGGATGAGTCTTGGGATTCGTATGGTCCAACTTCTAACTGCTACCTTGACCCATTCTTTTAATTGGGAACTTGAAAATGGGCTCAATGAGAAAACGATGAACATGGAAGAAGCTTATGGATTAACTCTTCAACGAGCCGTGCCCTTATCAGTGCACCCTAAGCGTAGGCTTTCTCAACATGTGTACTCATCATGA